One region of Drosophila teissieri strain GT53w chromosome 2L, Prin_Dtei_1.1, whole genome shotgun sequence genomic DNA includes:
- the LOC122614627 gene encoding uncharacterized protein LOC122614627, with the protein MRDYVCNVVRSHRCLCIFTVLQLTLMLSMLEVKLQIDQSPELQRPLTRVYLVTQLRELAWSPLFSGFAMGAMFYGYGLLHLPSKGPFGRFFSRLRSAGLAVWQQGSPVMLVPWTMKVAQNLSLFPCHMWQCLAKDAFLEADNCLLLVFLAVVLWNYLLILAIFSLVLAVRLNLQMMGARHIENGGNHELRAYVRGINELLGFEMIVLTD; encoded by the coding sequence ATGCGGGATTATGTGTGCAACGTGGTACGTTCGCATCGCTGCCTCTGCATTTTCACGGTGCTCCAGTTGACCCTAATGCTCTCGATGCTGGAAGTAAAACTCCAAATTGACCAATCGCCGGAGCTGCAGCGACCTTTGACCCGAGTGTACTTGGTGACCCAACTGCGGGAGCTGGCCTGGAGTCCATTGTTTTCCGGCTTTGCCATGGGTGCAATGTTCTACGGCTACGGTTTGTTACACTTGCCCAGCAAAGGACCATTTGGGAGATTCTTCTCCAGACTGCGATCCGCAGGCTTAGCCGTGTGGCAACAAGGCAGTCCCGTGATGCTGGTGCCCTGGACCATGAAGGTGGCCCAGAACCTAAGCCTCTTCCCCTGCCACATGTGGCAGTGTCTGGCCAAGGATGCTTTCCTCGAGGCTGACAACTGTCTGCTGCTCGTCTTCCTGGCCGTTGTGCTGTGGAACTACCTGCTCATCCTGGCCATCTTCAGTTTGGTGTTGGCTGTCAGACTCAACCTCCAGATGATGGGTGCCAGGCACATTGAGAACGGGGGGAACCACGAGCTGCGTGCCTACGTCCGGGGAATCAACGAACTGCTCGGCTTTGAGATGATCGTGCTCACCGATTGA
- the LOC122614601 gene encoding guanylate cyclase 32E isoform X2 yields MPGVCATTAAFSCIVVLLSCPLVSGAAVSSMRRLSDTINIGFLAEYSQMRVTLGGLPLAIEDVNKNPNLLPGKKLAFKPVDIGHKMSAYRVKPLRAMTQMREAGVTAFIGPDESCTTEALLASAWNTPMLSFKCSDPIVSNKSTFHTFARTLAPASKVSKSVISLLNAFHWNKFSIVVSSKPIWGSDVARAIQELAEARNFTISHFKYISDYIPTTKTLSQIDKIIEETYATTRIYVFIGEHIAMVDFVRGLQNRRLLESGDYIVVSVDDEIYDSNRRVNIMERNYLDPYIRKEKSKSLDKISFRSVIKISMTYPQNPHIRVPIYGLHLYDSVMIYVRAITEVLRLGGDIYDGNLVMSHIFNRSYHSIQGFDVYIDSNGDAEGNYTVITLQNDVGSGTSVGSLAKMSMQPVGFFAYDKNSDIPEFRYIKNDRPIQWLNGRPPLAEPLCGFHGELCPRKKLDWRYLVSGPLCALVVVVAIALLIKHYRYEQTLAGLLWKVDMKDVTVINLGEYNNPTNKNIFQICRQSILVVGEPNKRSFTNIALYRGNIVAMKKIHKKSVDITRSIRKELKLMREVRHENIINFIGASTDHGSVILFTTYCARGSLEDVLANEDLHLDHMFISSLVSDILKGMIYLHDSEIISHGNLRSSNCLIDSRWVCQISDFGLHELKAGQEEPNKSELELKRALCMAPELLRDAYRPGRGSQKGDVYSFGILLYEMIGRKGPWGDTAYSKEEVIQFVKCPEMLQHGVFRPALTHTHLDIPDYIRKCLCQCWDEDPEVRPDIRLVRMHLKELQAGLKPNIFDNMLSIMEKYAYNLEGLVQERTNLLYEEKKKTDMLLYQMLPRPVAELLKRGDPVEAECFDCVTILFSDIVGFTELCTTSTPFEVVEMLNDWYTCCDSIISNYDVYKVETIGDAYMVVSGLPLQNGSRHAGEIASLALHLLETVGNLKIRHKPTETVQLRIGVHSGPCAAGVVGQKMPRYCLFGDTVNTASRMESTGDSMRIHISEVTYQLLQVIGSYVCIERGLTSIKGKGDMRTYWLTKRQQAELTPDLISTVDTLDTYCSGARESMEAAVHQYCSPATNNYRSGSCNCDTKCLYSRRSDDNVTNSHGTSEFPKISEPTQVNCNQLCVCRLNSNQVFSNRGPRSAPSITFRL; encoded by the exons GTGACGCTGGGCGGACTGCCACTGGCCATCGAGGATGTGAACAAGAATCCCAACCTTTTGCCGGGCAAGAAGTTGGCCTTCAAGCCGGTTGACATTGGTCACAAAATGAGCGCCTACCGCGTGAAACCATTGAG GGCGATGACACAGATGCGGGAAGCTGGCGTGACCGCATTCATCGGTCCCGACGAGAGCTGCACCACGGAGGCGCTGCTGGCCTCCGCCTGGAACACACCAATGCTCTCCTTC AAATGCTCGGATCCAATTGTCTCCAACAAAAGTACATTTCACACCTTTGCACGAACCTTAGCTCCTGCTTCCAAG GTCTCGAAAAGTGTTATCAGTCTGCTGAACGCCTTTCATTGGAATAAATTCTCCATAGTAGTCAGCTCAAAACCGATTTGGGGCTCGGATGTAGCCCGTGCCATTCAG GAATTGGCGGAAGCCCGGAACTTTACCATCAGtcactttaaatatatttcggaCTACATACCAACCACAAAGACACTTTCGCAGATCGATAAAATTATTGAAGAAACATATGCCACCACTCGCA TCTACGTGTTCATCGGGGAGCACATTGCCATGGTGGACTTTGTGCGTGGCCTCCAGAATCGTCGGCTGCTCGAGAGTGGGGACTACATCGTGGTTTCGGTGGACGACGAGATCTACGACTCGAATCGAAGGGTGAACATTATGGAACGTA ATTATTTAGATCCTTAtattagaaaagaaaagagcAAATCGCTGGACAAAATCTCATTTCGTTCAGTTATAAAAATAAGCATGACATATCCACAAAACCCCCATATTCG A GTTCCCATATATGGCCTACATCTTTACGACAGTGTTATGATCTATGTTCGAGCGATAACAGAAGTTTTAAGACTGGGCGGTGATATTTACGATGGCAACTTGGTAATGAGTCACATTTTCAATAGGTCCTATCATTCCATTCAAGGATTTGAT GTTTACATAGACTCTAATGGCGATGCTGAGGGTAATTACACAGTCATAACTCTGCAAAACGATGTGGGCAGTGGAACCTCGGTAGGTTCTCTAGCCAAGATGTCCATGCAGCCAGTTGGGTTCTTTGCCTACGACAAGAACTCGGATATTCCA GAGTTCCGCTACATAAAGAATGATAGACCCATCCAATGGCTAAATGGGCGTCCTCCGCTCGCGGAACCCCTATGTGGTTTTCATGGCGAACTGTGTCCCCGAAAGAAACTCGACTGGCGTTACCTGGTATCGGGTCCACTATGTGCCCTCGTTGTGGTTGTGGCTATTGCTCTGCTAATCAA gcaTTACCGATATGAACAGACTCTGGCAGGTCTTTTGTGGAAAGTGGACATGAAGGATGTCACCGTCATAAATCTGGGCGAATACAACAATCCCACTAATAAGAATATT ttCCAAATCTGCCGTCAAAGCATTTTAGTGGTTGGTGAGCCCAACAAAAGGTCCTTTACCAATATAG CTCTATATCGTGGCAATATTGTGGCCATGAAAAAGATTCACAAAAAGAGCGTGGACATCACCCGATCCATTCGCAAGGAACTGAAACTGATGCGAGAG GTGCGGCATGAGAACATTATCAACTTCATTGGCGCGTCCACGGATCACGGATCCGTGATCCTCTTCACCACTTACTGTGCACGCGGCAGTTTGGAGGACGTGCTGGCCAACGAAGATTTGCATCTGGACCACATGTTCATCTCGTCCCTCGTGTCCGATATCCTAAAGGGAATGATCTATCTGCACGACTCGGAGATAATATCCCATGGCAACCTTCGATCCAGCAACTGCCTCATCGACTCCCGATGGGTGTGCCAAATATCGGACTTTGGACTCCACGAGCTGAAAGCAGGCCAAGAAGAGCCCAACaa GAGTGAACTGGAACTGAAACGTGCCCTCTGCATGGCGCCGGAGCTTTTGAGGGACGCCTACCGACCAGGACGCGGATCCCAAAAGGGGGACGTCTATTCCTTTGGGATTCTGCTCTACGAGATGATTGGCCGCAAAGGACCTTGGGGCGACACGGCCTACTCAAAAGAGG AAGTCATCCAGTTTGTCAAGTGCCCGGAAATGCTGCAGCACGGAGTATTCCGACCTGCTCTGACCCACACCCACTTGGACATTCCGGACTACATCCGGAAGTGCCTGTGCCAATGCTGGGATGAAGATCCCGAGGTCCGGCCCGATATCAGGCTGGTTCGCATGCACTTGAAGGAGCTTCAGGCTGGCTT AAAACCCAATATATTCGACAACATGCTATCGATAATGGAGAAGTATGCTTACAATCTCGAGGGTTTGGTTCAGGAGCGAACTAATCTGCTGTACGAAGAGAAGAAGAAAACCGATATGCTCCTTTATCAGATGCTGCCAAG ACCTGTGGCCGAGCTCCTGAAGCGAGGAGATCCTGTCGAGGCTGAATGCTTCGACTGTGTCACTATATTGTTCAGTGACATAGTGGGATTCACCGAACTCTGCACCACAAGCACTCCCTTCGAGGTGGTGGAGATGCTAAACGATTGGTACACCTGCTGCGACTCCATCATATCCAACTATGATGTCTATAAG GTTGAGACCATTGGCGATGCCTATATGGTGGTGTCCGGACTGCCACTGCAGAATGGAAGTCGTCATGCTGGGGAGATAGCCTCACTGGCTCTCCATCTCTTGGAGACGGTGGGTAATCTCAAGATCCGGCACAAGCCCACCGAGACAGTTCAGCTGCGCATTGGAGTTCACTCAGGTCCTTGTGCAGCAGGTGTAGTGGGTCAGAAG ATGCCCAGATATTGCCTCTTCGGGGACACGGTGAACACGGCAAGTCGCATGGAGAGCACTGGTGACTCCATGAGAATCCATATATCCGAAGTCACCTACCAACTGCTCCAGGTGATCGGTAGCTATGTGTGCATTGAAAGAGGTCTCACCAGCATAAAG GGCAAGGGCGACATGCGAACCTATTGGCTGACCAAGCGCCAGCAAGCGGAGCTAACTCCGGATCTGATTAGCACCGTGGACACCTTGGACACCTACTGCTCTGGGGCACGAGAGAGCATGGAGGCCGCAGTCCACCAATATTGTAGTCCAGCTACGAATAATTACAGATCGGGATCCTGCAACTGTGACACCAAGTGTTTGTATAGCCGTCGATCGGACGACAACGTGACCAATTCCCATGGAACTTCCGAATTTCCAAAGATCAGTGAACCCACGCAGGTCAATTGCAATCAATTATGTGTTTGCCGATTGAACAGCAATCAAGTGTTCAGTAATCGAGGTCCGCGATCGGCGCCCAGTATCACATTTAGACTATAA
- the LOC122614601 gene encoding guanylate cyclase 32E isoform X3 → MPGVCATTAAFSCIVVLLSCPLVSGAAVSSMRRLSDTINIGFLAEYSQMRVTLGGLPLAIEDVNKNPNLLPGKKLAFKPVDIGHKMSAYRVKPLRAMTQMREAGVTAFIGPDESCTTEALLASAWNTPMLSFKCSDPIVSNKSTFHTFARTLAPASKVSKSVISLLNAFHWNKFSIVVSSKPIWGSDVARAIQELAEARNFTISHFKYISDYIPTTKTLSQIDKIIEETYATTRIYVFIGEHIAMVDFVRGLQNRRLLESGDYIVVSVDDEIYDSNRRVNIMERSNDICSKIKDYARKTPFLVPYHQRVFDNISVPIYGLHLYDSVMIYVRAITEVLRLGGDIYDGNLVMSHIFNRSYHSIQGFDVYIDSNGDAEGNYTVITLQNDVGSGTSVGSLAKMSMQPVGFFAYDKNSDIPEFRYIKNDRPIQWLNGRPPLAEPLCGFHGELCPRKKLDWRYLVSGPLCALVVVVAIALLIKHYRYEQTLAGLLWKVDMKDVTVINLGEYNNPTNKNIFQICRQSILVVGEPNKRSFTNIALYRGNIVAMKKIHKKSVDITRSIRKELKLMREVRHENIINFIGASTDHGSVILFTTYCARGSLEDVLANEDLHLDHMFISSLVSDILKGMIYLHDSEIISHGNLRSSNCLIDSRWVCQISDFGLHELKAGQEEPNKSELELKRALCMAPELLRDAYRPGRGSQKGDVYSFGILLYEMIGRKGPWGDTAYSKEEVIQFVKCPEMLQHGVFRPALTHTHLDIPDYIRKCLCQCWDEDPEVRPDIRLVRMHLKELQAGLKPNIFDNMLSIMEKYAYNLEGLVQERTNLLYEEKKKTDMLLYQMLPRPVAELLKRGDPVEAECFDCVTILFSDIVGFTELCTTSTPFEVVEMLNDWYTCCDSIISNYDVYKVETIGDAYMVVSGLPLQNGSRHAGEIASLALHLLETVGNLKIRHKPTETVQLRIGVHSGPCAAGVVGQKMPRYCLFGDTVNTASRMESTGDSMRIHISEVTYQLLQVIGSYVCIERGLTSIKGKGDMRTYWLTKRQQAELTPDLISTVDTLDTYCSGARESMEAAVHQYCSPATNNYRSGSCNCDTKCLYSRRSDDNVTNSHGTSEFPKISEPTQVNCNQLCVCRLNSNQVFSNRGPRSAPSITFRL, encoded by the exons GTGACGCTGGGCGGACTGCCACTGGCCATCGAGGATGTGAACAAGAATCCCAACCTTTTGCCGGGCAAGAAGTTGGCCTTCAAGCCGGTTGACATTGGTCACAAAATGAGCGCCTACCGCGTGAAACCATTGAG GGCGATGACACAGATGCGGGAAGCTGGCGTGACCGCATTCATCGGTCCCGACGAGAGCTGCACCACGGAGGCGCTGCTGGCCTCCGCCTGGAACACACCAATGCTCTCCTTC AAATGCTCGGATCCAATTGTCTCCAACAAAAGTACATTTCACACCTTTGCACGAACCTTAGCTCCTGCTTCCAAG GTCTCGAAAAGTGTTATCAGTCTGCTGAACGCCTTTCATTGGAATAAATTCTCCATAGTAGTCAGCTCAAAACCGATTTGGGGCTCGGATGTAGCCCGTGCCATTCAG GAATTGGCGGAAGCCCGGAACTTTACCATCAGtcactttaaatatatttcggaCTACATACCAACCACAAAGACACTTTCGCAGATCGATAAAATTATTGAAGAAACATATGCCACCACTCGCA TCTACGTGTTCATCGGGGAGCACATTGCCATGGTGGACTTTGTGCGTGGCCTCCAGAATCGTCGGCTGCTCGAGAGTGGGGACTACATCGTGGTTTCGGTGGACGACGAGATCTACGACTCGAATCGAAGGGTGAACATTATGGAACGTAGTAA CGACAtttgttcaaaaataaaagattatGCCCGAAAAACTCCATTTCTGGTGCCATATCATCAACGTGTCTTTGACAACATATCG GTTCCCATATATGGCCTACATCTTTACGACAGTGTTATGATCTATGTTCGAGCGATAACAGAAGTTTTAAGACTGGGCGGTGATATTTACGATGGCAACTTGGTAATGAGTCACATTTTCAATAGGTCCTATCATTCCATTCAAGGATTTGAT GTTTACATAGACTCTAATGGCGATGCTGAGGGTAATTACACAGTCATAACTCTGCAAAACGATGTGGGCAGTGGAACCTCGGTAGGTTCTCTAGCCAAGATGTCCATGCAGCCAGTTGGGTTCTTTGCCTACGACAAGAACTCGGATATTCCA GAGTTCCGCTACATAAAGAATGATAGACCCATCCAATGGCTAAATGGGCGTCCTCCGCTCGCGGAACCCCTATGTGGTTTTCATGGCGAACTGTGTCCCCGAAAGAAACTCGACTGGCGTTACCTGGTATCGGGTCCACTATGTGCCCTCGTTGTGGTTGTGGCTATTGCTCTGCTAATCAA gcaTTACCGATATGAACAGACTCTGGCAGGTCTTTTGTGGAAAGTGGACATGAAGGATGTCACCGTCATAAATCTGGGCGAATACAACAATCCCACTAATAAGAATATT ttCCAAATCTGCCGTCAAAGCATTTTAGTGGTTGGTGAGCCCAACAAAAGGTCCTTTACCAATATAG CTCTATATCGTGGCAATATTGTGGCCATGAAAAAGATTCACAAAAAGAGCGTGGACATCACCCGATCCATTCGCAAGGAACTGAAACTGATGCGAGAG GTGCGGCATGAGAACATTATCAACTTCATTGGCGCGTCCACGGATCACGGATCCGTGATCCTCTTCACCACTTACTGTGCACGCGGCAGTTTGGAGGACGTGCTGGCCAACGAAGATTTGCATCTGGACCACATGTTCATCTCGTCCCTCGTGTCCGATATCCTAAAGGGAATGATCTATCTGCACGACTCGGAGATAATATCCCATGGCAACCTTCGATCCAGCAACTGCCTCATCGACTCCCGATGGGTGTGCCAAATATCGGACTTTGGACTCCACGAGCTGAAAGCAGGCCAAGAAGAGCCCAACaa GAGTGAACTGGAACTGAAACGTGCCCTCTGCATGGCGCCGGAGCTTTTGAGGGACGCCTACCGACCAGGACGCGGATCCCAAAAGGGGGACGTCTATTCCTTTGGGATTCTGCTCTACGAGATGATTGGCCGCAAAGGACCTTGGGGCGACACGGCCTACTCAAAAGAGG AAGTCATCCAGTTTGTCAAGTGCCCGGAAATGCTGCAGCACGGAGTATTCCGACCTGCTCTGACCCACACCCACTTGGACATTCCGGACTACATCCGGAAGTGCCTGTGCCAATGCTGGGATGAAGATCCCGAGGTCCGGCCCGATATCAGGCTGGTTCGCATGCACTTGAAGGAGCTTCAGGCTGGCTT AAAACCCAATATATTCGACAACATGCTATCGATAATGGAGAAGTATGCTTACAATCTCGAGGGTTTGGTTCAGGAGCGAACTAATCTGCTGTACGAAGAGAAGAAGAAAACCGATATGCTCCTTTATCAGATGCTGCCAAG ACCTGTGGCCGAGCTCCTGAAGCGAGGAGATCCTGTCGAGGCTGAATGCTTCGACTGTGTCACTATATTGTTCAGTGACATAGTGGGATTCACCGAACTCTGCACCACAAGCACTCCCTTCGAGGTGGTGGAGATGCTAAACGATTGGTACACCTGCTGCGACTCCATCATATCCAACTATGATGTCTATAAG GTTGAGACCATTGGCGATGCCTATATGGTGGTGTCCGGACTGCCACTGCAGAATGGAAGTCGTCATGCTGGGGAGATAGCCTCACTGGCTCTCCATCTCTTGGAGACGGTGGGTAATCTCAAGATCCGGCACAAGCCCACCGAGACAGTTCAGCTGCGCATTGGAGTTCACTCAGGTCCTTGTGCAGCAGGTGTAGTGGGTCAGAAG ATGCCCAGATATTGCCTCTTCGGGGACACGGTGAACACGGCAAGTCGCATGGAGAGCACTGGTGACTCCATGAGAATCCATATATCCGAAGTCACCTACCAACTGCTCCAGGTGATCGGTAGCTATGTGTGCATTGAAAGAGGTCTCACCAGCATAAAG GGCAAGGGCGACATGCGAACCTATTGGCTGACCAAGCGCCAGCAAGCGGAGCTAACTCCGGATCTGATTAGCACCGTGGACACCTTGGACACCTACTGCTCTGGGGCACGAGAGAGCATGGAGGCCGCAGTCCACCAATATTGTAGTCCAGCTACGAATAATTACAGATCGGGATCCTGCAACTGTGACACCAAGTGTTTGTATAGCCGTCGATCGGACGACAACGTGACCAATTCCCATGGAACTTCCGAATTTCCAAAGATCAGTGAACCCACGCAGGTCAATTGCAATCAATTATGTGTTTGCCGATTGAACAGCAATCAAGTGTTCAGTAATCGAGGTCCGCGATCGGCGCCCAGTATCACATTTAGACTATAA
- the LOC122614601 gene encoding guanylate cyclase 32E isoform X1 gives MPGVCATTAAFSCIVVLLSCPLVSGAAVSSMRRLSDTINIGFLAEYSQMRVTLGGLPLAIEDVNKNPNLLPGKKLAFKPVDIGHKMSAYRVKPLRAMTQMREAGVTAFIGPDESCTTEALLASAWNTPMLSFKCSDPIVSNKSTFHTFARTLAPASKVSKSVISLLNAFHWNKFSIVVSSKPIWGSDVARAIQELAEARNFTISHFKYISDYIPTTKTLSQIDKIIEETYATTRIYVFIGEHIAMVDFVRGLQNRRLLESGDYIVVSVDDEIYDSNRRVNIMERNYLDPYIRKEKSKSLDKISFRSVIKISMTYPQNPHIRDICSKIKDYARKTPFLVPYHQRVFDNISVPIYGLHLYDSVMIYVRAITEVLRLGGDIYDGNLVMSHIFNRSYHSIQGFDVYIDSNGDAEGNYTVITLQNDVGSGTSVGSLAKMSMQPVGFFAYDKNSDIPEFRYIKNDRPIQWLNGRPPLAEPLCGFHGELCPRKKLDWRYLVSGPLCALVVVVAIALLIKHYRYEQTLAGLLWKVDMKDVTVINLGEYNNPTNKNIFQICRQSILVVGEPNKRSFTNIALYRGNIVAMKKIHKKSVDITRSIRKELKLMREVRHENIINFIGASTDHGSVILFTTYCARGSLEDVLANEDLHLDHMFISSLVSDILKGMIYLHDSEIISHGNLRSSNCLIDSRWVCQISDFGLHELKAGQEEPNKSELELKRALCMAPELLRDAYRPGRGSQKGDVYSFGILLYEMIGRKGPWGDTAYSKEEVIQFVKCPEMLQHGVFRPALTHTHLDIPDYIRKCLCQCWDEDPEVRPDIRLVRMHLKELQAGLKPNIFDNMLSIMEKYAYNLEGLVQERTNLLYEEKKKTDMLLYQMLPRPVAELLKRGDPVEAECFDCVTILFSDIVGFTELCTTSTPFEVVEMLNDWYTCCDSIISNYDVYKVETIGDAYMVVSGLPLQNGSRHAGEIASLALHLLETVGNLKIRHKPTETVQLRIGVHSGPCAAGVVGQKMPRYCLFGDTVNTASRMESTGDSMRIHISEVTYQLLQVIGSYVCIERGLTSIKGKGDMRTYWLTKRQQAELTPDLISTVDTLDTYCSGARESMEAAVHQYCSPATNNYRSGSCNCDTKCLYSRRSDDNVTNSHGTSEFPKISEPTQVNCNQLCVCRLNSNQVFSNRGPRSAPSITFRL, from the exons GTGACGCTGGGCGGACTGCCACTGGCCATCGAGGATGTGAACAAGAATCCCAACCTTTTGCCGGGCAAGAAGTTGGCCTTCAAGCCGGTTGACATTGGTCACAAAATGAGCGCCTACCGCGTGAAACCATTGAG GGCGATGACACAGATGCGGGAAGCTGGCGTGACCGCATTCATCGGTCCCGACGAGAGCTGCACCACGGAGGCGCTGCTGGCCTCCGCCTGGAACACACCAATGCTCTCCTTC AAATGCTCGGATCCAATTGTCTCCAACAAAAGTACATTTCACACCTTTGCACGAACCTTAGCTCCTGCTTCCAAG GTCTCGAAAAGTGTTATCAGTCTGCTGAACGCCTTTCATTGGAATAAATTCTCCATAGTAGTCAGCTCAAAACCGATTTGGGGCTCGGATGTAGCCCGTGCCATTCAG GAATTGGCGGAAGCCCGGAACTTTACCATCAGtcactttaaatatatttcggaCTACATACCAACCACAAAGACACTTTCGCAGATCGATAAAATTATTGAAGAAACATATGCCACCACTCGCA TCTACGTGTTCATCGGGGAGCACATTGCCATGGTGGACTTTGTGCGTGGCCTCCAGAATCGTCGGCTGCTCGAGAGTGGGGACTACATCGTGGTTTCGGTGGACGACGAGATCTACGACTCGAATCGAAGGGTGAACATTATGGAACGTA ATTATTTAGATCCTTAtattagaaaagaaaagagcAAATCGCTGGACAAAATCTCATTTCGTTCAGTTATAAAAATAAGCATGACATATCCACAAAACCCCCATATTCG CGACAtttgttcaaaaataaaagattatGCCCGAAAAACTCCATTTCTGGTGCCATATCATCAACGTGTCTTTGACAACATATCG GTTCCCATATATGGCCTACATCTTTACGACAGTGTTATGATCTATGTTCGAGCGATAACAGAAGTTTTAAGACTGGGCGGTGATATTTACGATGGCAACTTGGTAATGAGTCACATTTTCAATAGGTCCTATCATTCCATTCAAGGATTTGAT GTTTACATAGACTCTAATGGCGATGCTGAGGGTAATTACACAGTCATAACTCTGCAAAACGATGTGGGCAGTGGAACCTCGGTAGGTTCTCTAGCCAAGATGTCCATGCAGCCAGTTGGGTTCTTTGCCTACGACAAGAACTCGGATATTCCA GAGTTCCGCTACATAAAGAATGATAGACCCATCCAATGGCTAAATGGGCGTCCTCCGCTCGCGGAACCCCTATGTGGTTTTCATGGCGAACTGTGTCCCCGAAAGAAACTCGACTGGCGTTACCTGGTATCGGGTCCACTATGTGCCCTCGTTGTGGTTGTGGCTATTGCTCTGCTAATCAA gcaTTACCGATATGAACAGACTCTGGCAGGTCTTTTGTGGAAAGTGGACATGAAGGATGTCACCGTCATAAATCTGGGCGAATACAACAATCCCACTAATAAGAATATT ttCCAAATCTGCCGTCAAAGCATTTTAGTGGTTGGTGAGCCCAACAAAAGGTCCTTTACCAATATAG CTCTATATCGTGGCAATATTGTGGCCATGAAAAAGATTCACAAAAAGAGCGTGGACATCACCCGATCCATTCGCAAGGAACTGAAACTGATGCGAGAG GTGCGGCATGAGAACATTATCAACTTCATTGGCGCGTCCACGGATCACGGATCCGTGATCCTCTTCACCACTTACTGTGCACGCGGCAGTTTGGAGGACGTGCTGGCCAACGAAGATTTGCATCTGGACCACATGTTCATCTCGTCCCTCGTGTCCGATATCCTAAAGGGAATGATCTATCTGCACGACTCGGAGATAATATCCCATGGCAACCTTCGATCCAGCAACTGCCTCATCGACTCCCGATGGGTGTGCCAAATATCGGACTTTGGACTCCACGAGCTGAAAGCAGGCCAAGAAGAGCCCAACaa GAGTGAACTGGAACTGAAACGTGCCCTCTGCATGGCGCCGGAGCTTTTGAGGGACGCCTACCGACCAGGACGCGGATCCCAAAAGGGGGACGTCTATTCCTTTGGGATTCTGCTCTACGAGATGATTGGCCGCAAAGGACCTTGGGGCGACACGGCCTACTCAAAAGAGG AAGTCATCCAGTTTGTCAAGTGCCCGGAAATGCTGCAGCACGGAGTATTCCGACCTGCTCTGACCCACACCCACTTGGACATTCCGGACTACATCCGGAAGTGCCTGTGCCAATGCTGGGATGAAGATCCCGAGGTCCGGCCCGATATCAGGCTGGTTCGCATGCACTTGAAGGAGCTTCAGGCTGGCTT AAAACCCAATATATTCGACAACATGCTATCGATAATGGAGAAGTATGCTTACAATCTCGAGGGTTTGGTTCAGGAGCGAACTAATCTGCTGTACGAAGAGAAGAAGAAAACCGATATGCTCCTTTATCAGATGCTGCCAAG ACCTGTGGCCGAGCTCCTGAAGCGAGGAGATCCTGTCGAGGCTGAATGCTTCGACTGTGTCACTATATTGTTCAGTGACATAGTGGGATTCACCGAACTCTGCACCACAAGCACTCCCTTCGAGGTGGTGGAGATGCTAAACGATTGGTACACCTGCTGCGACTCCATCATATCCAACTATGATGTCTATAAG GTTGAGACCATTGGCGATGCCTATATGGTGGTGTCCGGACTGCCACTGCAGAATGGAAGTCGTCATGCTGGGGAGATAGCCTCACTGGCTCTCCATCTCTTGGAGACGGTGGGTAATCTCAAGATCCGGCACAAGCCCACCGAGACAGTTCAGCTGCGCATTGGAGTTCACTCAGGTCCTTGTGCAGCAGGTGTAGTGGGTCAGAAG ATGCCCAGATATTGCCTCTTCGGGGACACGGTGAACACGGCAAGTCGCATGGAGAGCACTGGTGACTCCATGAGAATCCATATATCCGAAGTCACCTACCAACTGCTCCAGGTGATCGGTAGCTATGTGTGCATTGAAAGAGGTCTCACCAGCATAAAG GGCAAGGGCGACATGCGAACCTATTGGCTGACCAAGCGCCAGCAAGCGGAGCTAACTCCGGATCTGATTAGCACCGTGGACACCTTGGACACCTACTGCTCTGGGGCACGAGAGAGCATGGAGGCCGCAGTCCACCAATATTGTAGTCCAGCTACGAATAATTACAGATCGGGATCCTGCAACTGTGACACCAAGTGTTTGTATAGCCGTCGATCGGACGACAACGTGACCAATTCCCATGGAACTTCCGAATTTCCAAAGATCAGTGAACCCACGCAGGTCAATTGCAATCAATTATGTGTTTGCCGATTGAACAGCAATCAAGTGTTCAGTAATCGAGGTCCGCGATCGGCGCCCAGTATCACATTTAGACTATAA